A portion of the Parasteatoda tepidariorum isolate YZ-2023 chromosome 5, CAS_Ptep_4.0, whole genome shotgun sequence genome contains these proteins:
- the LOC107440809 gene encoding serine/threonine-protein kinase 3: protein MSKSELKKLSEESLTRQPEEVFDIICKLGEGSYGSVYKALHKESGQVLAIKQVPVDTDLQEIIKEISIMQQCDSPYVVKYYGSYFKGTDLWIVMEYCGGGSVSDLMRIRKKTLMEHEIATILCDTLRGLSYLHSRRKIHRDIKAGNILLNSEGHAKLADFGVAGQLTDTMAKRNTVIGTPFWMAPEVIQEIGYDCVADIWSLGITALEMAEGKPPYGDIHPMRAIFMIPGKPPPSFRDLDRWSSEFIDFVSRCLVKNPEERATAEELLQHGYIKNAKPVTILQQIIAEAKEIQNSDSFQRVGNPDYDEDEVDSRTVKFRSDSDTLVPSKSECNQNLTMIAHSDANTFIANSDIESDLGTLVIISDGEDDDSTMKKRNSEHRDKNYRPFFLDHFDKKEKEQQQKTKAYLSQSQDSVPNTETQSTYFQPENMKSPVVPECYPPPNAHPELSHVNQSHPAFDATKFRSYFNARDFSFLRFLNFDELSHHMSNLDSEMEREIEELQKRYHAKRQPILDAMDSKKRGQQNF from the coding sequence ATGTCTAagagtgaattgaaaaaattgagtGAAGAGAGCTTGACCAGACAACCTGAGGAGGTGTTCGACATCATTTGTAAATTAGGAGAAGGTAGTTATGGGAGTGTTTACAAAGCCCTTCACAAAGAATCTGGTCAGGTTTTAGCCATTAAACAAGTCCCCGTCGACACTGACCTTCAAGAAATCATCAAGGAAATTTCTATTATGCAGCAATGTGACAGCCCCTATGTTGTTAAATACTATGGAAGCTACTTTAAAGGCACTGATCTTTGGATCGTGATGGAATATTGTGGCGGAGGATCTGTATCAGATCTCATGAGAATCAGAAAGAAAACTCTGATGGAACATGAAATTGCCACCATACTTTGTGACACTTTAAGAGGTTTAAGTTATTTACACAGCAGGCGCAAAATACATAGAGATATTAAAGCTGgcaatattttactgaattcgGAAGGACATGCCAAGTTAGCTGATTTTGGTGTTGCTGGACAACTCACAGACACCATGGCTAAGAGAAATACTGTTATTGGCACTCCATTCTGGATGGCACCCGAAGTCATTCAAGAGATCGGGTACGACTGCGTGGCGGATATCTGGAGTCTGGGCATAACGGCGTTGGAGATGGCCGAGGGTAAACCACCTTACGGAGACATCCACCCGATGAGAGCTATTTTCATGATTCCTGGTAAACCGCCGCCTTCATTTCGTGATTTAGATCGATGGTCGTCGGAATTCATAGACTTCGTTTCGAGGTGCCTCGTAAAAAACCCCGAGGAAAGAGCCACGGCGGAAGAGTTATTGCAGCATGGctatataaaaaatgcaaaacctGTTACTATTTTGCAGCAAATAATTGCAGAAGCAAAAGAGATTCAAAACAGTGACAGCTTTCAAAGAGTCGGTAATCCCGACTACGACGAGGATGAGGTGGATTCGCGCACCGTGAAATTTCGCAGCGACTCGGATACGCTCGTACCTAGTAAAAGTGAGTGCAATCAAAACTTGACGATGATAGCACACTCTGATGCCAATACTTTTATCGCCAACAGCGACATCGAATCCGATCTGGGGACACTTGTTATAATCAGTGACGGAGAGGACGATGACTCGACcatgaaaaagagaaattctGAACATCGGGATAAAAACTACCGTCCTTTCTTTTTAGATCACTTtgataaaaaagagaaagaacaACAGCAAAAAACTAAAGCTTATTTAAGCCAATCTCAAGATTCTGTGCCAAATACTGAAACTCAATCTACTTATTTCCAACCAGAAAATATGAAATCTCCTGTCGTGCCTGAGTGTTATCCTCCTCCAAATGCACATCCAGAGCTTAGCCACGTAAACCAATCTCACCCAGCCTTTGATGCAACAAAATTTCGCAGTTACTTCAATGCTCGAGACTTTAGCTTTTTgagatttcttaattttgatgaGCTGAGCCATCATATGTCTAATTTAGATTCAGAAATGGAACGGGAAATTGAAGAATTGCAAAAACGCTATCACGCAAAGCGCCAACCCATTCTAGATGCCATGGATTCTAAAAAAAGAGGCCAACAAAATTTTTGA